A genomic region of Rhodohalobacter sp. 614A contains the following coding sequences:
- a CDS encoding plastocyanin/azurin family copper-binding protein codes for MKKPSLNTADGDTVVVGSVGANLSYDVTEIRAKAGSTLTIKYINRGDLPHNVVIVKQRSDINPVGVAALQASQTEYIPQDEAMQQRIIANTSLSKPGETVYVTFTVPPPGTYPYICTYAGHFTMMQGDLISE; via the coding sequence TTGAAGAAGCCCTCTCTAAACACAGCAGATGGAGATACAGTTGTTGTGGGATCAGTGGGGGCTAATCTGAGTTATGATGTAACGGAGATCCGAGCAAAAGCAGGTTCCACGCTCACCATTAAATATATCAATCGCGGGGATTTACCTCATAACGTTGTAATCGTGAAACAGCGCTCGGATATTAACCCGGTAGGTGTGGCTGCACTACAGGCTTCACAAACGGAGTACATCCCTCAAGATGAAGCGATGCAGCAACGTATTATTGCCAATACGTCCTTGTCAAAACCAGGTGAAACAGTGTATGTAACGTTTACGGTTCCGCCTCCAGGCACCTATCCATATATTTGTACGTATGCTGGTCATTTTACGATGATGCAAGGCGATTTAATTTCAGAATAA
- a CDS encoding Gfo/Idh/MocA family protein codes for MTDKQVNIAIVGLGFGAEFIPIYQRHPNANMYAISQRTESQLHKIGDQFGIENRYTSYEQMLEDPEIDAVHINTPIQLHAKHSLMALRAGKHVSCTVPMATTIEECEEIVDTVKLTGLKYTMAETVVYSREFLFVKELYEKGELGEIQYLQASHPQDMEGWPEYWERMKPMHYATHVVSPVLGLMNKPAEYVSCFGSGKISEELAEKSGCSFAVQSAHIKLKGSDVSAHIYRSLFDTARQYRESFDAYGSKKSYEWPLIEGEKPVIHTAKKPEPEIAERVEVPDYGHRLPEEIQAFTQAGVYDAEDSAHLSFIQGGGHGGSHPHLAHEFVSAIIEDRDPYPNAVQSANWTCVGLLAHESSMSGGEIKKLPEFTLG; via the coding sequence ATGACTGATAAACAAGTAAACATAGCTATTGTAGGTTTAGGATTTGGAGCTGAATTTATCCCGATTTATCAACGCCACCCAAATGCAAATATGTACGCTATCAGTCAGCGTACGGAATCACAACTCCATAAAATTGGGGATCAATTTGGCATTGAGAATCGATACACTTCCTACGAGCAGATGCTGGAAGATCCGGAGATTGACGCCGTTCATATCAACACGCCCATTCAGTTACACGCCAAACACTCGCTGATGGCTCTGAGGGCCGGCAAACATGTTTCCTGCACTGTTCCCATGGCCACCACTATTGAAGAGTGTGAAGAGATCGTAGATACAGTCAAACTAACCGGGTTAAAATATACGATGGCAGAAACGGTGGTTTATAGCCGTGAATTTTTGTTTGTGAAGGAGTTGTATGAAAAAGGAGAGCTGGGTGAGATTCAATACCTTCAAGCCAGCCATCCACAAGATATGGAAGGATGGCCGGAATACTGGGAGCGCATGAAACCGATGCACTATGCCACACACGTGGTAAGTCCGGTACTTGGGCTGATGAACAAACCCGCAGAATATGTATCCTGCTTCGGGTCGGGAAAAATCAGCGAGGAATTAGCTGAGAAATCCGGTTGTTCATTTGCGGTACAATCGGCTCACATCAAGCTGAAAGGTTCTGATGTATCCGCCCACATTTACCGAAGTTTGTTTGATACGGCCCGCCAATACCGCGAAAGTTTTGATGCGTACGGATCGAAGAAATCGTATGAATGGCCATTGATTGAGGGAGAGAAACCAGTTATTCACACAGCAAAGAAGCCTGAACCCGAAATTGCTGAACGAGTGGAAGTTCCTGATTATGGACATCGTCTGCCGGAAGAAATCCAGGCATTCACCCAAGCCGGCGTGTATGATGCAGAAGACTCAGCACATCTGTCCTTTATCCAGGGAGGCGGACACGGAGGCTCTCACCCGCACTTGGCTCATGAATTTGTCAGTGCGATTATTGAAGATCGAGATCCGTATCCCAATGCAGTTCAGTCTGCTAACTGGACCTGTGTAGGACTGTTGGCACACGAATCATCCATGAGTGGTGGAGAGATCAAAAAACTGCCAGAATTTACATTGGGATAA
- a CDS encoding NuoI/complex I 23 kDa subunit family protein: MQNNLDQPVANALSEDYQRERTLSFLEKLYIPEILKALWYSFKQMFAPSFTLNYPEEKWSPPDIFRGRPVLVEDDGQERCVACGLCARACPPLAISMQADEKADDPKERYPNVFEINMLRCIYCGYCEEVCPEEAIVMSKDYDIVFESREDAVYDKSRLLVPKEDLKERLDFLKKYKNNQFGQFWDFQEENNIHSVRDRDQKWNTGLSLVDMLEQQKKNDASEASSNWSV, from the coding sequence ATGCAGAATAATCTTGATCAGCCGGTAGCAAATGCTCTAAGTGAAGATTACCAACGGGAGCGCACATTATCATTTCTTGAAAAGCTTTACATCCCGGAAATCCTAAAAGCACTTTGGTATTCTTTTAAACAGATGTTTGCACCATCATTTACTTTGAATTATCCTGAAGAGAAATGGAGTCCGCCGGATATATTTCGTGGGCGTCCGGTTTTGGTGGAAGATGACGGACAGGAGAGATGTGTGGCTTGTGGCCTTTGTGCACGTGCTTGTCCACCGTTGGCAATCAGTATGCAGGCCGATGAGAAAGCTGATGATCCAAAAGAGCGATATCCAAATGTATTCGAGATTAATATGCTGCGATGTATTTACTGCGGATATTGTGAAGAAGTGTGCCCCGAAGAAGCGATTGTGATGAGTAAGGATTACGACATTGTTTTTGAATCAAGAGAGGATGCAGTGTATGACAAAAGCCGCCTTTTGGTGCCGAAAGAAGACCTGAAAGAACGGCTCGATTTTTTGAAAAAATATAAAAATAACCAGTTTGGCCAATTTTGGGACTTCCAGGAAGAAAACAACATCCATTCCGTGCGAGACAGAGATCAGAAATGGAATACGGGACTTTCGCTTGTTGATATGCTTGAACAACAGAAGAAAAACGATGCTTCCGAGGCGTCATCAAATTGGTCTGTGTAA
- a CDS encoding sugar phosphate isomerase/epimerase family protein — translation MKFGVSLWLWTAPVNNKVIEEYAPRIADLGFNTVEIPLEAPEELDCERARKVVEDNGLTLTTCAAMGGGRDLIHPDKSVRDAGMKYMKDSLNAAEELGSELFVGPLASEVGRLWDASDAQREMETKLLVSQLQEVANYAASKNITICLEALNRFETSFLNLTSQVCDVIDQVNHPNCKVMIDLFHAGIEEKNLGDAIRTAGDNLYHFQVAENDRGTPGTGQFNWDEIAVALNEIGYDQHIIIETFTPDNELLAKAAAIWRPLAESPDQLAKDGLSFLKNLLA, via the coding sequence ATGAAATTTGGTGTCAGCCTTTGGCTTTGGACAGCCCCTGTAAATAACAAAGTAATCGAGGAATATGCTCCACGAATTGCCGATTTAGGATTTAATACCGTAGAAATTCCTTTGGAAGCTCCCGAAGAACTGGATTGCGAAAGAGCACGAAAAGTTGTTGAAGATAACGGGTTAACGCTTACTACTTGTGCGGCTATGGGAGGGGGGAGAGATCTGATTCATCCAGACAAGTCGGTACGAGATGCAGGAATGAAATATATGAAGGATTCTCTTAATGCGGCCGAAGAACTGGGTTCTGAACTTTTTGTGGGACCACTGGCATCAGAAGTGGGGCGTCTTTGGGACGCTAGTGATGCTCAGCGAGAAATGGAAACAAAACTTTTGGTTTCTCAACTTCAGGAGGTGGCTAATTATGCCGCATCAAAAAACATTACGATTTGCCTGGAAGCGTTGAATCGATTTGAAACAAGTTTTTTGAATTTAACCAGCCAGGTCTGTGATGTAATTGATCAGGTAAATCACCCAAACTGTAAGGTAATGATTGATCTTTTTCATGCCGGAATTGAAGAAAAAAATCTTGGTGATGCTATACGAACAGCAGGGGATAACCTGTATCATTTTCAGGTGGCTGAAAATGACCGCGGGACTCCGGGAACCGGGCAGTTCAACTGGGATGAAATTGCCGTTGCACTGAATGAGATCGGGTACGATCAGCATATTATCATCGAAACGTTTACGCCAGATAATGAACTACTGGCAAAAGCCGCTGCAATTTGGCGTCCACTTGCAGAAAGTCCGGATCAACTGGCTAAAGACGGACTTTCATTTCTAAAAAACCTTTTAGCGTAA
- the der gene encoding ribosome biogenesis GTPase Der — protein MPATVSIVGRPNVGKSTLFNRLIGRRKAIVHDEYGVTRDRHYGESFWNGQNFSVIDTGGYLPDESDAITSGIREQIHLAIDESDVILFVVDTETGMHPLDQAVAEILRKQEKPVLLVVNKCDNEEKRLEAVEFYGLGFEEMYPVSSISGTGTGDLLDKVVEQLPDKDGEEEEKYPKIAFVGRPNVGKSSLMNALLKSDRCIVTEIPGTTRDAINSRLEYEGETYIIVDTAGLRKKAKVKENIEFYSTVRTDRAIKEADVVVLLLDAMQGFDEQDKRILREAENFNKGIIIVLNKWDTVPDKDTNLLKEFEQYIYGKVRTLDYIPIISISAKTGLRIEKVLDFSKKVIEQRRKKISTPQLNDSIAKILKERPLPVKRGRQLKIQYAVQVKSNPPVFKFFMNNPQELPPNYRRFLENKLREYFGFEGVPITMVFRQK, from the coding sequence ATGCCAGCAACGGTTTCTATAGTAGGCCGTCCAAACGTAGGAAAATCAACACTCTTTAACCGTTTAATCGGCCGGAGGAAAGCCATCGTGCACGACGAGTACGGTGTGACACGAGATCGCCATTACGGCGAGAGTTTCTGGAATGGACAAAATTTCTCTGTGATTGACACAGGCGGGTATCTGCCGGACGAATCGGATGCCATCACTTCAGGTATTCGCGAACAAATTCATCTGGCTATTGATGAATCAGATGTGATTCTTTTCGTGGTTGATACGGAAACCGGCATGCATCCGCTTGACCAGGCCGTGGCAGAAATTCTTCGAAAGCAGGAAAAACCAGTTCTCTTGGTTGTGAACAAATGCGATAATGAAGAAAAACGGTTAGAAGCCGTTGAATTTTATGGACTTGGCTTTGAAGAAATGTACCCCGTTTCATCAATCAGCGGAACCGGTACAGGGGATCTTCTCGATAAGGTTGTTGAACAACTTCCGGATAAAGATGGGGAAGAAGAGGAAAAATATCCTAAAATTGCATTTGTGGGCCGGCCCAATGTTGGCAAAAGCAGCCTGATGAATGCACTGCTGAAAAGTGATCGGTGTATTGTAACCGAAATTCCGGGTACTACGCGCGATGCAATCAACAGCAGGCTGGAGTATGAAGGGGAGACGTACATTATTGTGGATACGGCTGGACTGAGGAAAAAAGCCAAAGTAAAAGAGAATATTGAGTTTTACAGTACGGTTCGTACCGACCGGGCCATTAAAGAAGCCGACGTTGTGGTGCTATTGCTCGATGCCATGCAGGGCTTCGACGAACAGGATAAACGAATTCTGCGCGAGGCCGAAAACTTTAACAAGGGGATAATCATTGTACTCAACAAATGGGATACCGTACCCGATAAGGATACCAATCTTCTGAAAGAATTCGAGCAATATATCTACGGAAAAGTTCGAACACTGGACTACATTCCAATTATTTCCATTTCGGCCAAGACGGGGCTTCGGATTGAGAAAGTACTCGACTTTTCGAAAAAAGTGATTGAACAGCGCAGAAAGAAAATTTCCACTCCACAGCTGAATGATTCCATTGCAAAAATTTTGAAAGAACGCCCGCTGCCCGTCAAAAGGGGAAGACAATTAAAAATTCAGTATGCGGTGCAAGTGAAATCGAATCCGCCGGTGTTCAAATTTTTTATGAATAATCCTCAGGAACTCCCACCCAACTATAGACGTTTTTTAGAAAACAAGTTGCGAGAATATTTTGGTTTCGAAGGAGTGCCAATCACCATGGTATTCCGGCAGAAATAG